The following coding sequences are from one Petroclostridium xylanilyticum window:
- a CDS encoding YibE/F family protein: MRKLFIFISVVVMISFSMSICFAADESVNTNNDVKIYRAKVVKIKEVKEEKFEEGNITVITQVADVQILNKELKGKIIEVQNNLSGNPAYDIELKQGDVVALHVEKTEGGEETYYVAGYERVSYVFQVIGIFLILLVLIGGWKGVKSVVSLGITVFLVLYVMIPLLLKGTNPILLSIVVCAVSTIVTMIIIAGWNRKSISAVFGTVGGISVGGAIAYLYGVLARLTGLGTEEAQMLMYIPQGTQLDFRGLLFAGILIGALGAAMDVSISIASALTELDKKDSHMSFKQIIHHGMNIGKDIMGTMSNTLILAYTGGALSMIMLFAAYQRPVNEILNLDFVATEIMRSVTGSIGLLFAIPITAISFAFIKIKN, from the coding sequence GTGCGTAAGCTGTTCATATTTATAAGTGTCGTTGTAATGATATCGTTTTCAATGAGTATATGCTTTGCCGCCGATGAATCGGTAAATACAAATAATGATGTAAAAATATACAGAGCTAAAGTTGTAAAGATAAAGGAAGTTAAGGAAGAAAAGTTTGAAGAAGGGAACATTACTGTCATCACTCAGGTGGCAGATGTTCAAATTCTTAATAAAGAGCTGAAAGGAAAGATCATAGAAGTTCAAAATAACCTCTCGGGAAATCCTGCTTATGATATAGAATTAAAGCAGGGTGATGTTGTTGCCTTGCACGTGGAGAAGACAGAAGGCGGAGAAGAGACTTACTATGTAGCAGGATATGAAAGGGTAAGCTACGTATTTCAGGTAATAGGTATTTTTCTTATATTGCTTGTGCTTATTGGAGGATGGAAGGGTGTAAAATCCGTAGTTTCCCTGGGAATTACAGTTTTTCTTGTGTTATACGTTATGATCCCGCTATTATTAAAAGGAACTAATCCTATATTGCTCTCCATTGTTGTATGTGCTGTATCTACCATTGTTACAATGATCATTATAGCTGGATGGAATAGAAAATCTATATCTGCCGTGTTTGGTACCGTAGGAGGTATTTCGGTTGGAGGCGCTATAGCCTATTTATATGGAGTATTGGCACGGCTTACAGGACTAGGCACGGAAGAAGCCCAGATGCTAATGTATATACCGCAGGGGACGCAGTTGGATTTCCGTGGGTTACTCTTTGCAGGAATATTGATAGGCGCATTAGGAGCAGCCATGGATGTGTCTATTTCGATAGCGTCGGCGTTAACAGAGCTGGATAAAAAAGATAGTCATATGTCTTTTAAACAAATTATACATCACGGAATGAATATAGGTAAGGATATTATGGGTACAATGTCCAATACGTTGATACTGGCTTACACCGGAGGCGCATTATCAATGATTATGCTTTTTGCTGCTTACCAGAGGCCGGTAAACGAAATTTTGAACCTTGACTTTGTTGCAACAGAAATTATGCGGTCGGTAACAGGAAGTATCGGCTTGTTATTTGCCATACCTATAACAGCAATAAGTTTTGCTTTCATAAAAATAAAAAATTAA
- the zupT gene encoding zinc transporter ZupT yields the protein MELSNILFAFGITLFAGLSTGIGSILAFFTKKTNTKFLSVTLGFSAGVMIYVSMIEIFFKAKDSLVKEMGEIGGSWTTVAAFFAGMFLIGAIDKFIPTSENPHEVRKVEEMKEYNEKSTDEKLLRMGAFTALAIAIHNFPEGLATFTSAIKDPSLGIAIAVAIAIHNIPEGIAVSVPVFYATGDKKKAFLLSFLSGFSEPVGALIGYLILLPFFNNIVFGILFALVAGIMVFISLDELLPTAREYGEHHLSIYGLVAGMMVMAVSLLLFI from the coding sequence ATGGAATTAAGCAATATTCTTTTTGCTTTCGGCATTACTCTCTTTGCAGGATTATCTACAGGAATAGGTAGTATTCTTGCATTTTTTACAAAAAAAACAAATACGAAATTCCTTTCAGTGACACTGGGCTTTTCTGCTGGGGTTATGATTTACGTTTCGATGATAGAAATATTTTTTAAGGCAAAAGATTCGCTGGTAAAAGAAATGGGGGAAATAGGCGGATCGTGGACAACAGTTGCAGCATTTTTTGCAGGAATGTTTTTAATTGGTGCAATAGATAAATTTATTCCTACCAGTGAAAATCCTCATGAAGTACGTAAAGTAGAGGAGATGAAGGAATACAATGAAAAAAGCACCGATGAAAAACTTTTAAGAATGGGTGCGTTTACAGCTCTTGCGATTGCTATTCATAATTTTCCTGAGGGTCTGGCTACCTTCACATCAGCAATTAAAGACCCGTCGCTTGGTATTGCAATTGCAGTAGCGATAGCAATTCACAACATTCCTGAAGGAATCGCTGTTTCCGTACCTGTTTTTTATGCCACGGGAGACAAAAAGAAAGCATTTCTATTGTCATTTCTTTCTGGATTTTCCGAGCCTGTAGGAGCATTAATCGGGTATTTAATCTTACTTCCCTTTTTCAATAATATTGTTTTCGGCATATTATTCGCTTTAGTAGCAGGGATTATGGTATTTATTTCTCTGGATGAACTTTTACCTACTGCAAGAGAGTACGGGGAACATCACCTTTCTATTTATGGTCTTGTTGCAGGGATGATGGTAATGGCTGTAAGTCTACTTTTGTTTATTTAA
- a CDS encoding energy-coupling factor ABC transporter ATP-binding protein has protein sequence MSEIIKVRCIKHVYPDKTEVSICGLDFVVHKGERVVILGPNGTGKTTLLSHILGLLKPVDGEISVFGVSPSKEFKQIRKKIGVVFQNVDEQIIGPTVYDDIAFSLRNGGVDKGTVKEKVEQIAGILGITHILDKIPHYLSGGQKKKVALAGAMAMSPELLIMDEPFDGLDPRAKREMIELINSLNRDMGVTTIITTHDINIVPHIADIIYIINKGHIVSSGTPEEIFKQIDVLTEANLEPPILIQLFSKLRQRGLEVNIPVNIDQAEMEICKLAGMNR, from the coding sequence TTGAGTGAAATTATAAAGGTAAGGTGTATTAAGCACGTTTATCCGGATAAAACGGAGGTCAGTATTTGCGGACTGGATTTTGTAGTACATAAAGGGGAGAGGGTTGTAATATTAGGGCCAAACGGCACGGGAAAAACTACACTGCTATCCCATATATTAGGACTTTTAAAGCCGGTAGATGGGGAGATTTCTGTTTTTGGTGTGAGTCCCTCCAAAGAATTTAAACAGATACGTAAAAAGATTGGTGTAGTTTTTCAAAATGTCGATGAACAGATTATCGGGCCTACAGTATATGATGATATAGCTTTTTCACTGCGAAATGGAGGGGTGGACAAAGGAACAGTGAAAGAAAAGGTAGAGCAAATTGCAGGAATACTGGGAATTACCCATATTCTAGATAAGATCCCTCATTACTTAAGCGGAGGACAAAAGAAAAAGGTGGCACTGGCCGGTGCTATGGCTATGTCTCCTGAGCTTTTAATCATGGATGAACCTTTTGACGGGCTGGACCCAAGGGCGAAGAGGGAGATGATAGAACTTATTAATTCTCTTAATAGGGATATGGGCGTAACTACCATTATTACTACTCATGACATCAATATCGTTCCGCATATTGCAGATATTATATACATTATAAATAAGGGGCATATTGTAAGCAGTGGTACACCGGAAGAAATATTTAAACAAATAGATGTTTTAACAGAAGCCAACCTGGAGCCGCCTATATTGATACAATTATTTAGTAAACTAAGACAAAGGGGCCTTGAAGTCAATATTCCTGTCAATATTGACCAGGCAGAAATGGAGATATGCAAGTTAGCGGGGATGAATAGGTGA
- a CDS encoding pectinesterase family protein: protein MIVSQDGSGGFKTIQEAIDTVPENNSNRVTIHVKNGIYKEKLIINKPFITLIGEIAEKTIITFDDYANKLFPNGEKYGTFNSYTSLISADDFIAENITFENSAGDGRIVGQALAAYVDADRVIFRNCRFLGCQDTIFTAPLPPRPLIGNTFGGPGEGKEKRKLRQYFESCYIKGDVDFIFGSATAVFHKCEIFSNDRDDEVNGYITAASTPECEKYGYVFIDCKLISNAKPNTVYLGRPWRDFAKTVFINTWMGEHIKNEGWHNWNKENAEKNVFYAEYNSYGPGAQMDKRVKWAKILTKEEAKEYSIHNVLSGKDNWNPCLDI, encoded by the coding sequence ATGATCGTATCGCAAGACGGAAGTGGAGGTTTTAAAACTATTCAAGAGGCAATAGATACTGTACCTGAGAATAATTCAAACAGAGTGACCATTCACGTTAAAAATGGAATATATAAGGAAAAGTTAATTATTAATAAGCCCTTTATAACATTAATTGGCGAAATTGCAGAAAAAACAATTATAACCTTTGATGATTATGCTAATAAATTGTTTCCTAATGGCGAGAAGTACGGAACTTTTAATTCATATACTTCCCTTATAAGCGCTGATGATTTCATTGCTGAGAATATTACTTTTGAGAATTCAGCTGGAGACGGGCGAATTGTCGGTCAGGCTTTGGCAGCCTATGTTGATGCTGATAGGGTTATATTTAGGAATTGCAGATTTTTAGGGTGCCAGGATACCATTTTTACTGCCCCGCTGCCTCCCCGTCCGTTAATCGGAAATACTTTCGGAGGGCCGGGAGAAGGAAAAGAAAAAAGAAAGCTGCGACAGTATTTTGAAAGCTGTTATATCAAAGGTGATGTAGATTTTATTTTTGGTTCTGCCACTGCTGTCTTTCATAAGTGCGAAATATTTTCCAACGACAGAGATGATGAAGTTAATGGATATATAACAGCGGCATCAACTCCAGAATGCGAAAAATATGGATATGTATTTATAGATTGCAAATTAATCAGTAATGCTAAACCTAACACTGTTTATCTTGGCAGACCTTGGAGGGATTTTGCAAAGACTGTTTTTATTAATACTTGGATGGGCGAACATATAAAAAATGAAGGTTGGCATAATTGGAATAAGGAAAATGCTGAGAAGAATGTATTTTATGCAGAATATAACAGCTATGGGCCAGGGGCACAAATGGATAAAAGAGTGAAATGGGCCAAAATATTAACGAAAGAAGAGGCAAAAGAATATTCAATACATAATGTATTATCAGGTAAAGATAATTGGAATCCATGTTTAGATATATAG
- a CDS encoding rhamnogalacturonan acetylesterase, giving the protein MNKKIKVFIAGDSTAATKLPEKRPETGWGQVIPEFFPENVEFLNFAVNGRSSKSFIDEGHLQKILDLIGAGDFLFIQFGHNDAKTEMERHTDPFTTYKSYLTKYIEGARTAGAHPVLLTSIHRRFFDENGKIQNTHGNYLIAMRELSSELNVPLIDMSKKSKLFFEKLGPEKTKKIFLWLQPGESVNYPEGIQDNTHFSELGAKEIARLVVEGIIEKQIKPLCEFVKVKEYNLNL; this is encoded by the coding sequence TTGAATAAAAAAATAAAAGTTTTTATTGCAGGAGATTCTACTGCTGCAACAAAATTACCCGAAAAGCGGCCAGAAACAGGCTGGGGACAAGTGATTCCGGAATTTTTTCCAGAGAATGTGGAATTTCTTAATTTTGCAGTAAACGGAAGAAGTTCTAAAAGTTTTATTGATGAAGGGCACTTGCAAAAGATATTGGATTTAATAGGAGCGGGCGATTTTCTCTTTATACAATTTGGTCACAATGATGCCAAAACAGAAATGGAAAGGCATACAGACCCCTTTACGACATATAAGTCATATTTGACCAAGTATATTGAAGGAGCCAGGACTGCAGGGGCACATCCTGTGTTATTAACTTCTATTCATAGGAGGTTTTTTGATGAAAATGGAAAAATTCAAAATACTCATGGTAATTATTTAATTGCTATGAGAGAACTCTCTTCTGAACTAAATGTACCATTAATTGATATGAGCAAAAAGAGTAAGCTGTTTTTTGAGAAACTAGGTCCTGAAAAAACTAAAAAAATATTTTTATGGCTTCAGCCTGGCGAATCTGTAAATTATCCGGAAGGTATTCAAGATAATACTCATTTTTCTGAACTTGGTGCAAAAGAAATAGCTAGGCTTGTAGTTGAAGGAATAATAGAGAAACAAATAAAGCCTCTTTGTGAATTCGTAAAAGTGAAAGAATATAACTTAAATTTATAA
- a CDS encoding energy-coupling factor ABC transporter permease: MSHLHLVDGVIAPVWWILGYVLALGVLGFAVTKVKKEELSKKVPFIGVIGALMLITMSVPLGFLPFHLNLTVLAGILAGPWLGFIAVFIVNIILAFIGHGGITVIGLNTLIIGTEVIVGYFLFKAIAKHIKPVTAVAVTVIVTLLISTTLMAGIVIGTSAGLEHALPHEEEAHQDEQLNAEAEHEELEELLSEIHIFVFSGWGAVAVILLLGIAIETLVTSLVVGFFMKVRPDLIMQNAECTMQN; the protein is encoded by the coding sequence ATGAGTCATTTACATCTTGTGGACGGAGTGATCGCGCCGGTATGGTGGATACTGGGGTATGTATTGGCCCTGGGTGTTTTAGGGTTTGCAGTGACAAAAGTAAAAAAAGAAGAGTTATCTAAAAAAGTACCGTTTATTGGAGTTATAGGTGCATTAATGCTTATAACCATGTCAGTACCTTTAGGTTTTTTACCTTTTCACCTGAACCTTACCGTACTAGCAGGAATTCTGGCAGGACCGTGGTTAGGATTTATAGCAGTCTTTATTGTCAATATTATACTGGCTTTCATAGGGCATGGCGGTATTACGGTTATAGGGCTAAACACCTTAATCATTGGAACAGAAGTTATAGTGGGGTACTTTTTATTTAAAGCGATAGCAAAACACATCAAACCGGTTACAGCGGTAGCTGTTACGGTTATTGTTACTTTATTGATATCTACTACACTAATGGCAGGCATTGTAATTGGGACCAGTGCAGGACTGGAGCATGCGCTGCCCCATGAGGAAGAAGCTCATCAAGATGAGCAGCTTAACGCTGAGGCTGAGCATGAAGAACTCGAAGAACTTCTATCCGAGATACATATCTTTGTATTTTCAGGATGGGGTGCAGTAGCTGTCATATTGCTGCTGGGAATTGCCATTGAAACCCTGGTAACGTCCTTGGTGGTTGGCTTCTTCATGAAGGTAAGGCCGGATTTAATAATGCAGAATGCAGAATGCACAATGCAGAATTGA
- a CDS encoding beta-L-arabinofuranosidase domain-containing protein, whose product MIKLHFEKLSRFERINEPCNVAIPFPQGELKDLSNIAITDGSKIVPSQFRITARWADDSVKWLLANFLADLPGNKSKDYYFSFNNTGIISTTEILEVSIKNERVNINTGKLQIEFCKNGESGIFHSITHETATYEKGEIIGPIIYDNVGKIWKAHVGEQGWEIIEDGPVRAIIQTKGKHLNASGKDWIDYTLRIYAYAGKPWIRLDYQIINREDGKEQEIKGIELRLNSCESSVNDIQTAIATSNYKSKIVKGTGYEKLYHLIDAKELIYEANEHFPETFYGTFWADWRDDKKGGVCATIFQAHQNFPKAMEVDKSGISIRIVPCEAGGVKFIQGMGKTHRIFLHFHSADEAIEELNIRSLQFQLPDRPVLEPEVYERAKVFDDIFVKQKIDSVEIFLINLADSRAKAYGILHWGDAPDPGYTQQGRGNGEPVWTNNEYDFPHAAMLMYAKSGERRMLDYMLVAAEHWMDVDVCHYSNDPLRHQAQIIHSTRHATGEVEVSHEWVEGLFDYYHQTGEQFAYDTALGIGENILRQLAQPKYQQKGKINARETGWALRALVALYKETYDEKWLEPAEKIIKHFEAWKEEYGAWLSPYTDHTSIRVPFMISIAVGSLMRYYRIRPQATIKNMIIDAVDDMIENCMLENGLFYYKELPSLRRMGNNTLTLETLTNAYELTGNTKYLKAGLPTFKNTINSSRMSFGFSKQISGDALILQGPGPKMFAQSFYPITAFYTAATKAGIL is encoded by the coding sequence ATGATTAAACTGCACTTTGAAAAGCTATCCAGATTTGAACGAATTAATGAACCTTGCAACGTTGCTATCCCATTTCCGCAAGGAGAACTTAAAGACTTATCCAATATAGCAATTACCGACGGCAGTAAAATAGTACCCTCACAATTCAGGATAACTGCTAGATGGGCTGATGATTCAGTAAAGTGGCTTTTAGCAAATTTTTTAGCAGATTTACCGGGTAATAAAAGCAAGGATTATTATTTTAGTTTTAATAACACAGGAATAATATCAACAACAGAAATACTTGAAGTTAGTATTAAAAATGAAAGAGTAAATATAAACACCGGCAAACTTCAGATTGAATTTTGTAAAAATGGAGAATCAGGTATTTTTCATAGTATCACTCATGAAACCGCTACTTATGAAAAAGGTGAGATCATAGGACCTATCATTTATGATAATGTGGGAAAAATATGGAAAGCTCATGTCGGAGAGCAGGGCTGGGAAATAATTGAGGATGGTCCCGTTCGTGCAATTATACAAACAAAAGGAAAACATTTAAATGCTTCAGGGAAAGATTGGATTGATTACACCTTACGTATTTATGCTTATGCTGGAAAACCTTGGATTAGATTAGATTATCAAATAATTAATCGTGAGGACGGCAAGGAACAAGAAATAAAAGGAATTGAGCTTAGGTTAAACAGTTGTGAAAGTTCTGTAAACGATATACAAACTGCAATTGCCACATCTAATTATAAAAGCAAAATTGTCAAAGGAACCGGGTATGAAAAGTTATATCATTTAATTGATGCAAAAGAGCTTATTTATGAAGCGAATGAACATTTCCCAGAAACTTTCTATGGAACATTTTGGGCAGACTGGAGAGATGATAAAAAAGGCGGAGTTTGTGCTACCATATTTCAGGCACATCAAAACTTTCCTAAAGCTATGGAAGTAGATAAGTCAGGTATTAGTATCAGAATTGTACCTTGTGAAGCTGGCGGTGTGAAGTTCATACAAGGAATGGGAAAGACTCACCGTATATTTTTACATTTTCATAGTGCTGATGAGGCTATTGAAGAGTTAAATATAAGAAGTCTGCAGTTCCAACTGCCAGACAGACCTGTACTGGAACCGGAAGTATATGAAAGGGCAAAAGTGTTTGATGATATTTTTGTTAAACAAAAAATAGATAGTGTAGAGATATTTTTAATTAACCTGGCAGACTCAAGAGCAAAGGCTTATGGCATACTTCACTGGGGAGATGCACCCGACCCGGGTTATACGCAGCAAGGAAGAGGTAACGGTGAACCTGTATGGACTAATAATGAATATGACTTCCCTCATGCTGCCATGCTTATGTATGCAAAAAGCGGAGAGAGAAGAATGTTGGACTATATGCTGGTAGCAGCAGAACATTGGATGGATGTTGACGTATGCCATTACAGTAACGACCCTTTAAGGCATCAAGCACAAATTATCCATTCAACCCGTCATGCAACTGGTGAAGTAGAGGTCAGTCATGAATGGGTAGAAGGATTATTTGATTATTATCATCAGACAGGGGAGCAATTTGCCTATGACACCGCTTTAGGAATTGGAGAAAATATATTGCGTCAATTAGCACAACCCAAGTATCAACAAAAGGGTAAAATAAATGCGAGAGAAACAGGTTGGGCATTAAGAGCACTTGTAGCCCTGTATAAAGAGACATACGATGAAAAGTGGTTAGAACCAGCGGAGAAAATTATAAAGCACTTTGAGGCGTGGAAAGAAGAATATGGTGCATGGCTTTCTCCCTATACGGACCACACATCCATTCGAGTACCTTTTATGATATCAATTGCTGTAGGCAGTTTAATGAGATACTATCGCATAAGACCTCAAGCGACAATTAAAAATATGATTATTGATGCCGTTGACGATATGATAGAAAACTGTATGTTAGAAAATGGTTTATTCTACTATAAAGAACTTCCCAGTTTAAGAAGAATGGGAAATAATACTTTAACTCTTGAAACACTTACAAATGCTTATGAGTTGACAGGAAATACCAAGTATCTAAAAGCCGGCCTGCCAACCTTTAAAAACACAATAAACAGCAGCCGCATGAGCTTTGGCTTTTCAAAGCAAATTTCTGGTGATGCTTTGATTTTACAGGGTCCTGGACCTAAAATGTTTGCTCAATCCTTTTATCCTATAACTGCTTTTTATACTGCCGCTACAAAAGCAGGCATTCTATAA
- a CDS encoding energy-coupling factor transporter transmembrane component T family protein gives MDIAYIDQLSNNGDGCLHRASVISKIFLTGSIIVSIVISNHLIPLLLILIILILLNAISKLPIGGIMHFALYPAFFSLVFALTRFTYSAEAGFVVILKAVDAAMAMILLITTTPYTRIFSFFRLFLPGVVVDGMFFTYRIFFILLEKLHKALTIIKLRGGFRPSNILFNVKNLAGVIGVLFIHAFDMSERMYNIYSLRGYEGKLSQENNWYKFKKSDYIPIGVSIIIIAVAVIF, from the coding sequence ATGGATATAGCCTATATTGATCAATTATCAAACAATGGAGATGGCTGCCTGCACAGGGCTTCGGTCATCTCTAAAATTTTCTTAACAGGTAGTATCATAGTATCTATTGTTATATCTAACCATTTAATTCCATTATTGTTGATTTTGATAATTTTAATCTTATTAAATGCAATAAGCAAGCTACCTATAGGAGGAATAATGCACTTTGCTTTATATCCTGCTTTTTTCAGCCTGGTGTTTGCACTGACCCGGTTTACTTATTCAGCAGAAGCAGGATTTGTAGTAATATTAAAGGCGGTAGATGCGGCTATGGCAATGATTCTTTTAATAACTACCACGCCCTATACCCGGATATTTTCCTTCTTCCGCTTGTTTTTACCGGGGGTAGTGGTGGACGGGATGTTTTTTACTTACAGGATATTCTTTATATTGCTGGAAAAATTACACAAGGCTTTAACGATTATAAAGCTTAGAGGGGGTTTTAGACCTTCCAACATACTCTTTAATGTAAAAAATCTGGCAGGTGTGATAGGTGTATTGTTTATCCACGCCTTTGACATGTCAGAAAGAATGTATAACATATATTCTTTGAGAGGGTATGAAGGAAAGCTTTCTCAAGAAAATAACTGGTACAAGTTTAAGAAATCAGATTATATTCCTATTGGAGTTAGCATAATTATAATAGCAGTGGCGGTGATATTTTGA
- a CDS encoding alpha/beta hydrolase family protein: protein MNDVELKEYYTSSRYLLNLYDRNSRKLALKSKNIEEYKTWKRHLREILKEITGINTMNTCPLLPQLLESVQLEGYRRDKVIIQTEPEIWMPVYILIPDHLKENEKRPCIIAPHGHASGGKYAIAGNTDIPGIREQIEKYNYDYGLKFVKKGYIVFCSDARGAGERRELLQQGDEQKAILSCSCDTLNNAAISLGQSLIGMMTWDLMRLIDYIQTLDYCDNTQIACAGFSGGGLQTLWISAMDDRVKCSIISGYFHGYRDTLLRTNLCGCNFVPGLWKLVDIGDLGALIAPRPLLIESGSQDHLNGERGLVDVKEQLEITRKAYKLYNRESVLYHHIFEGGHVWNGEKSYEFINNWAKGLFR from the coding sequence ATGAATGATGTAGAACTTAAAGAATATTATACTTCAAGTAGATACTTATTAAATCTTTATGACCGAAATTCGAGAAAATTGGCATTAAAATCTAAAAATATAGAGGAATATAAAACATGGAAAAGGCATTTAAGAGAAATACTCAAAGAAATCACCGGTATCAACACCATGAACACTTGTCCCCTGCTCCCGCAGCTTTTGGAAAGCGTACAATTAGAAGGATACAGGAGAGATAAAGTTATCATTCAAACAGAACCTGAAATATGGATGCCCGTATATATTTTAATTCCTGATCACTTGAAAGAAAATGAAAAAAGACCTTGCATCATTGCGCCTCATGGACATGCCAGCGGAGGTAAATATGCAATTGCAGGCAATACGGATATCCCCGGAATTAGAGAACAAATTGAAAAATATAACTATGATTATGGCTTGAAATTTGTAAAAAAGGGATATATCGTTTTCTGCAGTGATGCTCGCGGTGCTGGTGAAAGAAGAGAATTATTACAGCAGGGAGATGAACAGAAAGCAATATTAAGCTGTTCCTGTGATACTCTTAATAATGCTGCAATAAGTCTCGGTCAGTCATTAATAGGTATGATGACGTGGGACCTTATGAGATTAATCGATTATATCCAGACGCTTGATTATTGCGACAATACTCAAATTGCTTGTGCAGGTTTTTCGGGCGGAGGACTTCAAACACTCTGGATTTCAGCAATGGATGATAGAGTTAAATGCAGCATCATCAGCGGTTATTTCCATGGATACAGAGATACACTGCTTAGAACAAACCTATGCGGTTGTAACTTTGTTCCAGGCCTATGGAAACTGGTCGATATAGGTGATTTAGGAGCGCTTATTGCTCCAAGGCCACTATTAATTGAAAGCGGAAGTCAAGATCACCTGAATGGTGAACGTGGTCTGGTGGATGTTAAAGAACAGCTGGAAATTACAAGAAAAGCATATAAGTTATATAATAGAGAAAGTGTCCTTTATCACCATATCTTTGAAGGCGGACATGTATGGAATGGTGAAAAGTCTTATGAGTTTATAAATAATTGGGCTAAAGGCTTATTTAGATAA
- a CDS encoding Fur family transcriptional regulator yields the protein MGRDMDNRLKNFFTDRKCKITKQRKAILNILSQSNTCLSAEEIYLEAKKLNPGTCLTTVYRTIELLSSNNMLNKINFGDNKYRYEINSNLHHHHIICVGCKKMIEIEGCPVADFEKSIKNQTQFKITGHRLEMYGYCPDCQQAI from the coding sequence ATGGGGAGAGACATGGACAATCGATTGAAAAACTTTTTTACAGATCGGAAATGTAAGATAACAAAGCAGAGAAAAGCGATTCTGAATATACTTTCACAGAGTAATACATGTCTGTCGGCAGAGGAAATATACCTGGAAGCAAAAAAACTTAATCCGGGCACATGTCTTACGACTGTATATAGAACCATTGAGTTATTATCTTCAAATAACATGTTAAACAAAATAAATTTTGGTGATAATAAATATAGATATGAAATAAATTCCAATTTGCATCATCATCATATTATCTGTGTGGGTTGCAAAAAAATGATAGAGATAGAAGGATGTCCGGTTGCTGATTTTGAGAAAAGCATTAAAAACCAAACCCAGTTTAAAATAACCGGACACCGTTTGGAAATGTACGGTTATTGTCCCGACTGCCAGCAAGCAATTTAA